In Euphorbia lathyris chromosome 9, ddEupLath1.1, whole genome shotgun sequence, the following are encoded in one genomic region:
- the LOC136207196 gene encoding uncharacterized protein isoform X4 — translation MLMIPFLNGNSLLYNKPCLRLWLCLVRLFTILFFMPVLAKAACVLIDLCSSVLGPWMAQVIAKVDLTVELLEDLLGIMQGARLSPSRARAALKYVVLALSGHMDDMLGKYKEVKHKILFLLEMLEPFIDPAIYAPRSTIAFGDVSFTFMENQEQSCVVALNIIRIAVQKPAVLSSLESEWRRGSVAPSVLLSILEPHMQLPPEIDLCKSPISKFFEHEMLTASSHSSVRYSGTSSKSNSQDDSDGKVDSPDSSVKMDIFEDASLLFAPVELRTIVLTNVSGSPKEHILDSSCEDPSSELKRAVEKKFTDLFPNGLVLDADAHSEYFNLQADYFQLISYGDCELRASEFRRLALDLHSQNDMALEGHDAAVDALLLAAECYVNPFFMMSFRSSPKITSPVIANERSTKSYEIRELGISSKKNIFDLEKIALLEKKRDKIVLQILLEAAELDRKFQRSLPDGESVPPHLEDIDGQVIDLTSNDVECADAVTLIRQNQALLCSFLIRWLKKEQHSMHEILMHCLIFLLHSATHLYCAPEEVIDIILGSAEYLNAMLTSFYHQSKVGNLQLDVEKIHGVQRRWALLQRLVIASSVGEGSEFAVNVNSRYRCGSLIPLSAWVQRISVFSHSSYPLVRFLGWMAISRNAEQFIKERLFLASDLSQLTCLLAIFSDELAAVDNVLNQEKHGRIGQLGFNQDSPIHQRFEFSDQQHGDQSFRAIYPDINKFFPNLKKQFETFGEHILEAVGLQLQSLSSTVVPDILCWFSDVCSWQLLRNSHVTSHTVSDHLKGYVAKNAKAIIFYILEAIVTEHMEAMVPEMPRVVQILVSLCRASYCDVPFLESIMCLLKPLISYSFSKVPDEEKTLVDDCCLNFESLCFQELFVNIRQKNENGDVPAEKEYCKALMIFILASVFNDLSFQRRREILNSLTLWADFTSFEPTTSFHDYLCAFQTVLESCKVLLVQTLRVFGFLPIQLDKFYDVNEGSLPDSSLEKGSWFLSDIYHNSNSEKMERDDFDFVASKQQDYHLSVEEVKDFSKGLENILAKLNPTLELCWNLHHHLVKKLVITSAECFVYSRCLSSIHPQVQNAEADSCENSFAIKPVEDFSVHWRIGIQGLADFTLKLQESHCWETTSLLLDCLLGVPFYFQLDNVIGAICCTIKSFSCSAPKIVSRLRSDKWLSTLFVRGTHNLRESDRPLTDLLGTLLGHAEPEQRFIALKHLGQLAGQAANGEAVLQSKIFCNNFTQPSLAFSVPEPFLSLMVSSTWDQVVLLASSDTLLTLRTHAMALLLSYIPYASQQQLQSFLAGADSVLHFLGKTALPTCEGPLLRLSLALVAGACLYSSAEDISLIPQEVWRNIESIGLSRTGGKAGDLEKNACEVLCKLRNEGSEAKEALREVLYSNSLKEVDSDFGSTREAILQVLSNLTSVHSYFEIFSEKMDEEAMELQEAEIELGILHKENEVEESSKQTKKEKQISSVGASVKHDSRLQEIKDRISTLEKAKLQEHIIANRQRKLLMRSARRKYLEEAALREEELLRELDRERTAEAEKEIERRQLLELERAKTRELRHNLDMEKERQMQRELQRELGQAESGSRSSRRDFSSSTHSRPRDRYREREHGRSGSAGRTRSNSGRGNMEDQVSSGMGMPSIVLSGSRPFSGQPPTILQSRDRSDDCGSSYEENLDGSRDSGDTGSMGDPELMAAFDGQSGSGQRHGARGSKSRQVMERRERDGRREGKWERKHS, via the exons ATGTTGATGATACCTTTTCTCAATGGCAACAGCCTTTTGTACAACAAGCCTTGTCTCAG attgTGGCTATGTCTTGTTCGATTGTTTACCATCCTCTTCTTCATGCCTGTGCTG GCTAAAGCTGCTTGTGTTTTGATTGATTTGTGTTCTAGTGTGCTAGGACCTTGGATGGCCCAGGTCATTGCGAAG GTTGATCTAACTGTGGAGCTTCTAGAGGACCTTCTAGGCATAATGCAG GGTGCTCGACTTTCGCCATCCCGTGCACGAGCAGCTCTCAAATATGTTGTGCTTGCTTTGTCTGGTCACATGGATGATATGTTGGGGAAGTATAAG GAAGTTAAGCACAAAATTCTCTTTCTTCTCGAGATGCTTGAACCTTTTATTGATCCTGCAATCTATGCACCACGGAGTACGATAGCCTTTGGGGATGTTTCTTTCACATTTATGGAAAACCAGGAACAATCTTGTGTAGTTGCTCTGAACATCATCCGTATAGCTGTCCAAAAGCCAGCTGTTCTTTCTTCTTTAGAATCTGAATGGAGGCGTGGGTCAGTTGCTCCTAG TGTACTTCTCTCAATATTGGAACCTCACATGCAGCTGCCTCCTGAAATTGACCTTTGCAAATCCccaatttctaaattttttgagCATGAAATGTTAACTGCTTCATCCCATTCTTCTGTTCGTTATTCAGGAACGTCTTCTAAATCAAACAGCCAAGATGATTCAGATGGGAAAGTTGATTCCCCTGATAGTTCTGTAAAGATGGATATATTTGAAGATGCCAGTCTTCTTTTTGCTCCCGTGGAATTACGAACCATAGTCCTGACAAATGTTTCTGGCAGTCCCAAGGAACATATCTTGGATTCCAGCTGTGAGGATCCCAGCTCTGAATTGAAGCGTGCAGTTGAGAAAAAATTTACTGATCTGTTTCCAAACGGTTTAGTATTAGATGCTGATGCCCATTCTGAATACTTCAACTTGCAAGCAGACTATTTTCAACTCATCAGTTATGGTGACTGTGAACTTAGGGCTTCTGAGTTTCGGCGCCTAGCTTTGGATTTACACTCGCAGAATGATATGGCTCTTGAAGGTCATGATGCTGCTGTAGATGCATTGCTTCTGGCTGCAGAGTGCTATGTGAATCCATTTTTCATGATGTCTTTCAGATCCAGTCCAAAGATAACAAGCCCAGTGATTGCTAATGAGAGAAGTACAAAAAGTTATGAGATCCGAGAATTGGGGATTTCTTCTAAGAAGAATATTTTTGACTTGGAAAAAATAGCTCTTCTTGAAAAGAAAAGGGACAAAATTGTTCTTCAAATACTGCTTGAGGCTGCTGAATTAGACAGGAAGTTTCAGAGAAGCCTGCCAGATGGGGAATCTGTTCCACCACACCTCGAAGATATTGATGGGCAAGTCATAGACTTGACTTCTAATGATGTAGAATGTGCAGATGCTGTAACTTTGATTCGACAAAATCAAGCTCTGCTGTGTAGTTTTCTTATTCGATGGTTGAAAAAAGAGCAACATTCAATGCATGAAATTCTTATGCATTGCCTTATCTTTTTGTTGCATTCAGCTACACATCTTTACTGTGCTCCTGAAGAAGTAATTGATATCATATTAGGTTCTGCTGAATACCTTAATGCAATGCTAACATCATTCTACCACCAGTCCAAAGTAGGCAATCTGCAGTTGGATGTGGAAAAGATACACGGGGTGCAACGCCGCTGGGCATTACTTCAAAGATTAGTAATTGCTTCAAGTGTCGGTGAGGGGTCAGAGTTTGCTGTCAATGTCAACAGCAGATATCGGTGTGGAAGCTTGATTCCACTGTCAGCCTGGGTGCAAAGAATATCTGTATTTTCTCACAGTTCTTATCCCCTTGTTAGATTTCTTGGATGGATGGCAATATCTCGTAATGCAGAACAGTTTATAAAGGAACGGCTTTTCCTTGCTTCAGATCTGTCACAACTAACTTGTTTACTTGCTATATTTTCTGACGAGCTTGCAGCAGTAGATAATGTTCTCAACCAAGAAAAACATGGGAGAATTGGACAATTAGGGTTCAATCAAGATTCTCCAATCCATCAGAGGTTTGAGTTTTCGGATCAGCAACATGGAGATCAGTCTTTTCGTGCTATTTATCCTGACATTAATAAGTTCTTTCCAAATTTAAAGAAACAATTTGAAACATTTGGGGAACACATTTTGGAGGCTGTTGGATTGCAACTGCAATCTCTATCTTCCACTGTTGTGCCTGATATCTTGTGTTGGTTCTCTGATGTGTGCTCATGGCAATTGCTCCGTAACAGTCATGTTACGTCTCATACTGTTTCTGATCATTTGAAAGGCTATGTTGCAAAAAATGCCAAAGCAATCATCTTTTATATACTTGAAGCCATTGTTACTGAGCACATGGAAGCCATGGTACCAGAGATGCCAAGAGTGGTGCAAATATTGGTCTCTCTCTGTAGAGCCTCGTACTGTGATGTGCCATTTCTCGAGTCTATAATGTGCCTTTTAAAGCCACTTATATCATATTCTTTCAGCAAGGTGCCTGATGAAGAAAAGACATTGGTTGATGATTGTTGTCTTAATTTTGAATCACTTTGTTTTCAGGAGCTTTTTGTTAACATTAGACAGAAAAATGAGAATGGAGATGTACCTGCAGAAAAAGAATACTGCAAAGCACTGATGATTTTCATCCTGGCTTCTGTGTTCAATGATTTATCTTTTCAACGAAGAAGAGAGATATTGAATTCCTTGACTTTGTGGGCAGATTTTACTTCTTTTGAGCCAACCACTTCTTTCCATGACTACCTTTGTGCTTTTCAGACAGTTTTGGAGAGCTGCAAAGTTCTGTTAGTTCAGACTTTAAGAGTCTTCGGGTTTCTACCAATTCAGTTGGACAAATTTTATGATGTTAACGAAGGATCACTTCCTGACAGTAGCTTGGAAAAGGGTTCGTGGTTTCTTAGTGATATCTACCACAATTCTAATTCTGAGAAGATGGAAAGGGATGACTTTGATTTTGTAGCTTCAAAACAACAGGATTATCATTTATCTGTGGAGGAAGTAAAAGACTTCTCTAAAGGCTTGGAAAACATCCTTGCAAAGCTAAATCCAACTTTAGAGCTCTGTTGGAATCTTCATCATCATTTGGTAAAAAAGCTGGTAATTACATCAGCTGAGTGTTTTGTGTACTCTAGATGCTTATCTTCAATTCATCCACAAGTTCAAAATGCTGAAGCTGATAGCTGTGAAAATTCTTTTGCAATTAAACCAGTTGAAGACTTCTCAGTTCATTGGAGGATTGGGATACAGGGTCTTGCTGATTTCACTTTGAAGCTCCAAGAAAGCCATTGTTGGGAAACCACATCTCTACTTCTTGATTGTCTACTTGGAGTACCCTTTTACTTTCAGCTGGACAATGTCATTGGTGCAATTTGTTGTACTATAAAATCATTTTCTTGCAGTGCGCCAAAAATTGTCTCGCGCTTGAGGTCTGATAAATGGTTGTCAACATTATTTGTGAGAGGTACTCATAATCTTCGTGAGAGTGACAGGCCTCTCACTGATCTATTAGGTACACTGCTGGGCCATGCAGAACCTGAACAGCGCTTTATAGCACTTAAACACTTGGGTCAATTGGCTGGCCAAGCTGCAAATGGAGAAGCAGTTCTGCAGTCTAAGATATTTTGTAACAACTTCACGCAACCAAGCTTGGCTTTTTCAGTCCCCGAGCCATTTCTATCACTTATGGTGTCAAGCACATGGGATCAGGTGGTTTTGTTGGCATCGTCAGATACACTACTAACCCTAAGAACTCATGCTATGGCACTGCTTCTAAGTTACATACCATATGCTTCCCAGCAACAGCTACAGTCTTTTCTTGCTGGAGCTGATAGCGTGCTTCATTTTTTGGGAAAGACTGCACTGCCAACTTGTGAGGGCCCATTACTACGGCTCTCATTAGCACTTGTTGCTGGTGCCTGCCTGTACTCATCAGCTGAAGATATTTCTTTGATACCTCAAGAAGTTTGGAGAAATATTGAGAGTATAGGGTTGTCTAGAACTG GAGGCAAGGCTGGTGATCTGGAGAAAAATGCTTGTGAAGTCCTGTGTAAATTGAGAAATGAAGGGAGTGAAGCAAAAGAG GCCTTGAGAGAAGTTCTCTATTCTAATTCTCTAAAAGAAGTTGATTCAGATTTTGGGAGCACCCGTGAAGCAATTCTTCAG GTCCTTTCTAATCTAACTTCAGTGCATTCATACTTTGAGATATTCTCAGAAAAAATGGATGAAGAGGCAATG gaacttcaggaggctGAAATAGAATTGGGCATTCTtcataaagaaaatgaagtaGAAGAATCATCAAAACAAACTAAGAAAGAGAAACAAATTTCTTCAGTTGGTG CTTCTGTAAAGCACGATAGCCGTCTCCAAGAAATCAAGGATCGCATTAGTACCTT AGAAAAAGCCAAACTCCAAGAACACATTATAGCCAACAGGCAAAGAAAGCTACTCATGAGAAGTGCACGCCGGAAATATCTAGAAGAAGCTGCTTTACGGGAAGAGGAACTTCTGCGAGAACTTGATAG GGAAAGGACAGCTGAAGCAGAAAAGGAAATCGAGAGACGGCAGCTACTTGAACTTGAACGTGCAAAAACTAGGGAGCTCCGTCACAATCTTGACATGGAGAAGGAGAGGCAAATGCAG AGGGAACTTCAGCGTGAACTGGGGCAGGCTGAATCTGGATCGCGATCATCACGGCGTGACTTTTCTTCGTCAACTCATAGTAG GCCTCGAGACAGGTATCGGGAGAGGGAACATGGAAGATCAGGTAGCGCAGGCCGTACGAGAAGCAATAGCGGGAGAGGGAACATGGAAGATCAGGTATCGTCTGGTATGGGCATGCCATCAATAGTGTTGTCTGGTTCGAGACCATTTTCAGGGCAGCCTCCAACGATTCTTCAATCGCGAGATAGAAGCGATGATTGCGGTAGCAGTTATGAAGAAAATTTGGATGGAAGCAGGGACTCAGGTGATACTGGTAGTATGGGTGATCCAGAACTGATGGCAGCATTTGATGGACAatctggatctggtcaaagacATGGAGCTAGAGGAAGCAAGTCGAGACAAGTAATGGAGcggagagagagagatggaaGACGGGAAGGGAAATGGGAAAGAAAACATTCATGA